One Pangasianodon hypophthalmus isolate fPanHyp1 chromosome 7, fPanHyp1.pri, whole genome shotgun sequence genomic window, cctctgatcggggttgcattagtttattaattttactcgaccttagcgcagcgttcgacactatcgaccataatatccttcttcacagactggaaaaggtcgtaggaattaagggctcagccctcgactggtttagatcttatttaaccgatcgctatcagtttgtagatttaaacggtgaccactcagcacgttatcgagtagaatatggcgttccgcagggttcagtcttaggcccactgcttttcacgttatacatgctccctttaggtaacataatccgcaaacataatattagcttccattgttatgctgatgacacacagttatacgtctcagctaggccagatgagaatagccagttaaagaaagttgaggcatgtgcgatagacataagagactggatgctaagcaactttctcctgctaaacccagaaaaaacagaggttctggtactgggaccacaagccgctagaagtaagtttagagatcacactgttactttagatggtctctctgtttcaagtagtctaacagtaaaagatctcggtgtgattatagactctaatctctcatttgaggcgcatgtagataatgtaagcaggttagcatttttccacctcagaaatattgctaagattagaaatatactttcgctaagtgatgctgaaacactagtccatgcatttatcacgtccagattagattactgtaatgctttactatctggatgctcatctagatgcataaataagcttcagatagttcagaacgcagcagcgagggtcctgactaggactaggaagtatgagcatatcacgccagtcttatctacattacactggctcccagtaagattccgcatcgattttaaaatattactcctaacctataaagcattaaacggtctcgctccgcagtatttaagcgatatgttagtaccttacgttccgccgcgcctacttcgctctaaggatgcaggctgtctatcagtaccacgcgttgccaaaaccacggcagggggcagagctttctcttaccaagccccaaaattatggaatagcctcccagttaatgtacgtgaagcagacacggtctcagtgtttaagtcgaggttgaagacttatttatttaacctagcatttagcgactagtgtttttatcaaaggagtagatctgggggactcgtggatgttgagttttatctccacacagtgactgtgagtgtacctaaccactttccttctccttctgccgagctacactcctgagctgccggtgatccagacctcccccccttcactctggacctgtccactggcaatgcttcatactgccacgaaaacgcttcagctgttttccatggactacaccaacacacattgtgctcacacacacgcacactacagtgtaaacccatatgaggatgggttctctgttgagcctggttcctctcaaggtttcttcctatcaccatctcagggagtttttccttgccaccgtcgccctgcttgctcatcagagacggcacacacacacacttcactttacttttgtttgtgtaaagctgctttgagacaatgacctttgtaaaaagcgctatacaaataaaaatgaattgaattgaattgaatagagaaaataaagacgctaGCCAGACTTGAATATCTTTTATGTGAGATGTGAGGAGAGACACCATGTGGATTTAGGAGGAAATTTGggtgtatatttaatttttggcaGGATTATTCCCTCAAGCCAAGCTTATTTTTACACAaccacagatagatagatggatagataaaaTCATTTTAGTATGTAGAGTTTTAAGATGCTTTAGCCATCTCCTTTGTGTTTGACCTGCAGCATTGGGTGAGGGCAAGGACGGCTTCGTGCGCTGCCCAATGGAGGCGTTAAACTGGGCTGAGAGGAAGTACCTGATCCTGGAGGAGATCCTGACCTACAGACCAGACATCGTGTGTCTGCAGGAAGTGGACCACTACTACGACACCTTTCAGCCTGTGATGTCCAGCCTGGGCTACCAGAGCAGCTTCTGCCCCAAGCCGTGCTCTCCGTGCCTGGATGTGTGCGGCAACAACGGCCCCGACGGCTGCGCCCTGTTCTTCAGTCGAGAACGCTTCCATTTGCTCCACATCCATCACCTGCGTCTCTCAGCCATGTCGCTCAAGACCAACCAGGTGGCCGTCGTGGCTACGCTCCAGTGCCAGGTAACGGGGCGAGTCTTCTGCGTCGCTGTGACGCACCTGAAAGCGAGGAGCGGCTGGGAAACCTTCCGTGGAGCCCAGGGTGCCAATCTCCTCCAGCAGCTGAAGGCCATCTTGAGCGCACAGCAGGAAGAAGCCGTTCCTCTGTTCGTGTGTGGAGATTTTAATGCAGAGCCGGGCGAGGAGGTGTACCGCCGCTTTATGAACTCTCCGCTCAGCCTCGACAGCGCGTACAGGACACTGAGCACCGACGGCACCACCGAGCCGTCCTACACCACCTGGAAGATCCGTCCGAGCGGAGAGAGCTGCACAACACTCGACTACGTGTGGTACTCGCGCAACGGATTCAGCGTCGACGCCGTTCTGAGCATGCCCAGTGAGGAGCAGATCGGCCCGGACCGCCTACCCTCGTACCACTACCCTTCCGATCATCTCTCGCTCGTCTGTGACTTCAGCTTCATCCAGGAGCCCCACAGGCTCATGTGACTGTCAATCAAACTGCAGACAGCACAACTTTGAACATTCCCAAACCTTTTCCTGATCCACTGAAACAGGAAGAAGGTCTTCAAGTACCTCAACGCACAAGAGTTTCACAAATAAAGACTCCTAGCTGATTAAAACGGCTCA contains:
- the nocta gene encoding nocturnin isoform X1, whose translation is MYPVRHCSSLIQRDLAALCRSSLGSARKPAAGVKPSLSPPSLRGVSRCAVASTGPRQLTTSRSPSAQVCQMGSSSSSRFFSSLAQSLSRAPLEHTHTDAEECELDQADPEMLLRECEEVLRKRPPRPHRDFIRTRASAAHNPQIRVMQWNILAQALGEGKDGFVRCPMEALNWAERKYLILEEILTYRPDIVCLQEVDHYYDTFQPVMSSLGYQSSFCPKPCSPCLDVCGNNGPDGCALFFSRERFHLLHIHHLRLSAMSLKTNQVAVVATLQCQVTGRVFCVAVTHLKARSGWETFRGAQGANLLQQLKAILSAQQEEAVPLFVCGDFNAEPGEEVYRRFMNSPLSLDSAYRTLSTDGTTEPSYTTWKIRPSGESCTTLDYVWYSRNGFSVDAVLSMPSEEQIGPDRLPSYHYPSDHLSLVCDFSFIQEPHRLM
- the nocta gene encoding nocturnin isoform X3; this encodes MGSSSSSRFFSSLAQSLSRAPLEHTHTDAEECELDQADPEMLLRECEEVLRKRPPRPHRDFIRTRASAAHNPQIRVMQWNILAQALGEGKDGFVRCPMEALNWAERKYLILEEILTYRPDIVCLQEVDHYYDTFQPVMSSLGYQSSFCPKPCSPCLDVCGNNGPDGCALFFSRERFHLLHIHHLRLSAMSLKTNQVAVVATLQCQVTGRVFCVAVTHLKARSGWETFRGAQGANLLQQLKAILSAQQEEAVPLFVCGDFNAEPGEEVYRRFMNSPLSLDSAYRTLSTDGTTEPSYTTWKIRPSGESCTTLDYVWYSRNGFSVDAVLSMPSEEQIGPDRLPSYHYPSDHLSLVCDFSFIQEPHRLM
- the nocta gene encoding nocturnin isoform X2, whose translation is MQVCQMGSSSSSRFFSSLAQSLSRAPLEHTHTDAEECELDQADPEMLLRECEEVLRKRPPRPHRDFIRTRASAAHNPQIRVMQWNILAQALGEGKDGFVRCPMEALNWAERKYLILEEILTYRPDIVCLQEVDHYYDTFQPVMSSLGYQSSFCPKPCSPCLDVCGNNGPDGCALFFSRERFHLLHIHHLRLSAMSLKTNQVAVVATLQCQVTGRVFCVAVTHLKARSGWETFRGAQGANLLQQLKAILSAQQEEAVPLFVCGDFNAEPGEEVYRRFMNSPLSLDSAYRTLSTDGTTEPSYTTWKIRPSGESCTTLDYVWYSRNGFSVDAVLSMPSEEQIGPDRLPSYHYPSDHLSLVCDFSFIQEPHRLM